One window of the Leptolyngbya sp. FACHB-261 genome contains the following:
- a CDS encoding ATP-binding protein — protein sequence MEINLQRFFDACDPSRTLAVGKSEDRQYYIDFASVRGGKIIDALKRTITRLSPDRPTCQLFTGHIGCGKSTELRRLEAELKDQGFYVVYFESTQDLDMADVDVTDILLAIARQVASNLETVGIRLKPRYFVNLFNEIADFLQTPVDFKWEGEFSLPFGLGKLTAETKDSPQLRSRLRQLLEPRTNGILDAINKELLGVATLELKERGHTGLVVIIDNLDRVDPRPKHSGRLQPEYLFVDRGEQLRKLNCHVVYTIPLALIFSNEAQMLTNRLGGGVAPKVLPMVPVQERSGKTVEEGMRLLHQMVLARAFPEATSAQRLGEIHQIFHEAATLDRLCCVSGGHVRTLMGLLYRCLQEEDPPLSRSCLERVVREHRDALAMAITESEWEMLKRVVQQQTVSGEQGHEILLRSLFVFEYPGEEGRWFGVNPALAETDKYRAW from the coding sequence ATGGAGATTAACCTGCAAAGATTTTTTGATGCCTGCGATCCTAGCCGGACCCTAGCAGTCGGTAAATCAGAGGACCGACAGTACTACATTGACTTTGCCTCAGTGCGGGGCGGCAAGATAATTGATGCGCTGAAGCGAACCATCACCCGCCTATCGCCGGACCGTCCAACCTGCCAGCTTTTCACTGGGCATATCGGCTGTGGTAAGTCTACTGAGTTGCGTCGATTGGAAGCAGAGTTGAAGGACCAAGGATTCTATGTGGTCTACTTTGAGTCCACACAGGATCTGGATATGGCCGATGTAGATGTGACTGACATCTTATTAGCGATTGCTCGTCAGGTCGCATCAAACTTAGAGACCGTTGGTATCCGGCTCAAGCCAAGATACTTCGTGAATCTGTTCAACGAGATTGCCGACTTTTTGCAAACCCCTGTTGATTTTAAGTGGGAGGGAGAGTTCTCTTTGCCGTTCGGGCTCGGCAAACTTACTGCTGAGACGAAAGATAGCCCACAATTGCGCAGTCGTCTACGACAATTGTTGGAACCCCGCACCAACGGTATTTTGGACGCCATCAACAAAGAGCTGCTGGGCGTGGCAACTTTGGAGCTGAAGGAGCGAGGCCACACGGGGTTAGTGGTCATTATCGACAACCTAGACCGGGTGGATCCTCGACCCAAACATTCAGGGCGCTTGCAGCCAGAGTATCTGTTTGTAGACCGGGGGGAACAGTTGCGAAAGCTGAACTGCCATGTGGTTTATACAATTCCATTAGCTCTGATTTTCTCAAATGAAGCACAGATGCTGACGAATCGGTTGGGAGGTGGTGTAGCTCCTAAAGTTTTGCCAATGGTGCCGGTACAGGAACGTAGTGGCAAAACTGTTGAGGAGGGCATGAGGCTACTGCATCAGATGGTTTTAGCTAGAGCTTTTCCAGAGGCAACTTCAGCTCAGCGGCTGGGGGAAATCCACCAGATTTTTCATGAAGCCGCAACGCTAGATCGCCTCTGCTGTGTAAGTGGGGGTCATGTGCGTACGCTAATGGGGTTGCTATACCGGTGTTTACAAGAGGAAGATCCACCGCTATCCCGTAGCTGTCTAGAGCGAGTAGTCCGTGAACATCGAGATGCGTTAGCAATGGCGATCACAGAATCGGAGTGGGAGATGCTGAAGCGCGTGGTGCAGCAGCAGACAGTCAGCGGGGAGCAAGGACACGAGATTTTGCTGCGCAGTCTGTTTGTATTTGAGTATCCGGGAGAGGAGGGACGCTGGTTTGGTGTCAACCCGGCATTAGCAGAGACGGACAAGTACCGAGCTTGGTAG
- a CDS encoding AAA family ATPase, with product MANSKGRETKATAKEIAQRNEQALATLARTISRLWGRRFSLILVRCNYACLRSQLIQQLQTILPAPIPEFVVPDSAKTLYTSLKAKFDQSQPPALMVSGLESVRALDDLLTSTNLVREEFRTNFKFPLVLWVDDQVLSKLARLATDFNNWGGVPLRFEWEPEELIHSLKQRVDELFVTVLNQSLGGIVDDLILRLGKGNDHRWELELALADLKSYGLTPEPSLEASLEFFLGRDDHAKDQVDSALDHYQNSLSFWQQSNDLERQGCLLLHLGLCWRLRAIQRQSKTDRDLQCARDYLQDCLEKFQQVQRLDLVARFIPALGEVLQKLNQWDDLEILAHKALALHRTYSDPLRLAFDYGLLSAVALDRKDWYKAKQNAEIALDTLASTKCSVAPKTQEPSLNWVKHYHRGLYLLLLAQAQKHLGQVQEARQNLEVARAESDLQYDPQYYLQILDELRQLYFAQKHYLEAFEIKREQRSIEQQYGLQAFVGAGRLQPQRQARSLLNQVKGQEIAPKEISALGRQQDVDRLIERISRDDCKLTVIHGPSGVGKSSVIEAGLIPALEQREVSIAAASPVLLRAYTDWVRALAKALGETLQYKGVTLDLVPESTIQILEQLRKNESRKLLIVLIFDQFEEFFFINQDQEARQTFFEFLGDCLNLLYVKVVLCLREDYLHHLLEFERFTELGIINNDVLSRSNRYYLGNFTPVDAEQVIKSLTERAGFRLEPVLIQTLVTDLAKELGEVRPIELQLVGVQLQVKDITTLARYQECGSKEELVKSYLAGVIEDCGPENQQAAELVLYLLTNERGTRPLKTRAELEADLPPVAEQLDLILKILVKSGLVFQVPGLSDDCYQLAHDYLVSLICQRQEAGLLYELSAIKEKQQFTEEQLNHTLKQLEQSLYQEQRQRKRAEAAELEVLCSLAQALLLSHDQLGALLSSIKAYKQLKETDVHSIIRAKVLDVLQQVVNEIQERNRLEAHTNWINNVKFSPTGQIVASASGDKTIKLWGLDGTLIRTLQGHDAGVFSVSFSPDGLTIASASLDKTIKLWGLDGTLIRTLQGHDAGVFSVSFSPDGLTIASASLDKTIKLWSLDGTLIRTLQGHTDGVSWAVFSPDGKTIASASADTTVRLWSLDGTLLRTIPAHELELMAVCFSPDGRTIVSASSDKTIKIWSLDGALLRTIQGHNAGIWGVSFSPDGQTIASASFDKTIKIWSLDGTLLHTLQGHTDGVSWAVFSPDGKTIASASGDKTIKLWSLNVDFLKTLQGHSAGVWSVGFSNDGQVLASSSFDKTVKLWSFNGVSLATLRGHGGWINSVSFSPDSKTIASASIDQTIRLWSRDGILLNTLRGHSDWVSSVSFSPDGQTIASASLDKTIKLWNCDGVLSQTLYGHEDRVRYVSFSPDSKAIVSCGDDKTIKLWNHDGSLLLTLQGHDDWVNSVSFSPDGQTIASASEDKTIRLWSCDGILLYKLQGHTARVSSVAFSPDGKIIASASSDKTVKLWGCDGKLLQTFKGHSSGVTSVTFSPDGRTLASASSDSTIILWNLGSWNSDIDALWCRGCSWLRDYLRTNPNVTLEDCQLCESIGT from the coding sequence ATGGCAAACTCTAAAGGACGTGAGACAAAGGCTACTGCTAAAGAAATTGCCCAACGTAACGAGCAAGCCCTAGCAACTTTAGCCCGGACAATTAGTAGGCTTTGGGGGCGACGTTTTTCGTTGATTCTGGTCCGATGTAATTATGCTTGTCTACGGTCGCAACTAATACAGCAGTTGCAGACTATACTGCCTGCTCCTATTCCTGAATTTGTAGTGCCAGATTCAGCGAAGACTCTATACACCAGTCTTAAAGCTAAATTCGATCAGAGCCAGCCTCCAGCTTTGATGGTTTCTGGTCTGGAGTCAGTGAGAGCTCTAGATGATTTACTGACTTCAACTAATTTAGTTCGAGAGGAGTTTCGTACCAATTTTAAATTTCCTCTTGTGCTTTGGGTAGATGATCAGGTGCTGAGCAAGCTGGCAAGACTAGCGACCGATTTCAACAATTGGGGAGGGGTACCTCTGCGCTTTGAATGGGAGCCAGAAGAGTTGATTCACTCTTTGAAACAGAGAGTAGATGAGCTGTTTGTAACAGTCCTAAATCAATCGTTAGGGGGGATTGTAGACGATTTAATCCTGAGACTTGGAAAGGGCAATGACCATCGTTGGGAACTGGAGCTAGCTCTAGCTGACTTGAAGAGCTATGGGCTGACGCCAGAACCAAGTTTGGAGGCCAGTCTGGAATTTTTTCTAGGGCGAGATGATCATGCCAAGGACCAAGTAGACTCAGCTCTGGATCATTATCAGAATAGCCTAAGCTTTTGGCAGCAGAGTAACGATCTAGAACGTCAGGGCTGTTTGCTACTCCATTTAGGCTTATGCTGGCGTTTGAGGGCAATTCAGAGGCAGTCTAAAACTGACCGGGATCTCCAATGTGCTAGGGATTACCTGCAAGACTGCCTGGAGAAATTTCAACAAGTCCAACGGCTAGATTTAGTGGCACGATTCATTCCAGCTCTTGGAGAAGTGCTGCAAAAACTTAACCAATGGGATGACTTAGAAATACTCGCTCACAAGGCTCTAGCCCTACATCGAACTTATTCTGATCCATTGAGACTTGCCTTCGATTATGGGCTTCTGTCAGCGGTGGCTTTGGATCGGAAAGACTGGTATAAAGCTAAGCAAAACGCGGAAATTGCACTTGATACTTTGGCAAGTACTAAGTGCAGTGTTGCACCTAAGACGCAGGAGCCCAGCTTGAACTGGGTGAAGCATTATCATCGAGGACTTTACTTGCTGCTGCTGGCACAGGCGCAAAAGCATCTGGGTCAGGTCCAGGAGGCAAGGCAGAACCTAGAAGTGGCTAGAGCTGAGAGCGACCTCCAGTATGACCCTCAGTATTATTTGCAAATCCTGGACGAATTGCGACAACTTTACTTTGCTCAGAAACATTACCTAGAAGCCTTCGAGATCAAGAGGGAGCAGCGCTCGATTGAGCAGCAGTATGGTTTGCAAGCATTTGTAGGAGCGGGGCGTCTTCAGCCCCAACGACAGGCCCGTTCGTTGTTGAATCAGGTTAAAGGTCAAGAGATAGCACCTAAGGAAATCTCAGCTCTTGGCCGACAGCAGGACGTAGACCGCCTGATTGAGCGAATTAGCCGAGACGACTGCAAGTTAACAGTTATTCATGGCCCATCGGGAGTAGGTAAAAGCTCTGTAATCGAGGCTGGATTGATTCCTGCGTTGGAGCAGAGAGAAGTGAGTATTGCTGCTGCCTCACCAGTTCTGCTTCGAGCCTATACTGATTGGGTTAGAGCATTAGCCAAGGCCTTGGGGGAGACCCTCCAATATAAAGGCGTTACTCTCGACTTGGTTCCTGAGTCAACTATTCAGATTCTGGAGCAACTGCGTAAAAACGAGAGCCGAAAATTGTTAATAGTTCTGATTTTCGATCAGTTTGAGGAGTTCTTTTTTATTAATCAGGATCAGGAGGCAAGGCAAACTTTTTTTGAGTTTCTAGGTGATTGTCTAAATTTGCTTTACGTAAAAGTGGTTCTGTGTCTACGGGAAGATTATCTACATCACCTACTAGAATTTGAACGCTTTACTGAGCTGGGAATTATCAATAACGATGTGCTGAGCCGGAGCAATCGCTACTACCTGGGCAACTTCACACCTGTTGATGCAGAGCAGGTCATAAAAAGCCTTACAGAGCGAGCAGGATTTCGACTAGAGCCTGTACTTATTCAAACGCTTGTGACAGATCTCGCTAAAGAGTTAGGAGAGGTACGGCCAATCGAGTTGCAATTAGTGGGAGTGCAGCTCCAAGTTAAGGACATCACCACGCTGGCTCGGTACCAAGAGTGTGGCTCGAAAGAGGAATTGGTCAAGAGCTATTTAGCAGGAGTAATTGAGGATTGTGGGCCTGAGAATCAACAGGCAGCTGAGCTAGTTCTGTATTTGCTGACGAATGAACGAGGAACCCGACCTCTTAAAACACGGGCTGAGTTAGAAGCAGACCTACCACCAGTTGCTGAGCAATTAGATCTCATCCTGAAAATTTTAGTAAAATCGGGCTTAGTATTTCAGGTGCCTGGCCTTTCTGATGACTGTTATCAGTTAGCTCATGATTATCTGGTGTCTTTGATTTGTCAACGACAAGAGGCAGGACTTCTATATGAACTATCAGCAATAAAAGAGAAACAGCAGTTCACTGAGGAACAGCTCAATCACACATTGAAACAGTTAGAGCAGTCCTTGTATCAAGAGCAGAGACAACGAAAGCGAGCAGAAGCTGCCGAGCTTGAAGTGTTGTGTTCACTAGCTCAGGCTCTACTATTATCTCATGATCAGCTTGGGGCATTGCTATCTAGTATAAAGGCCTATAAGCAACTCAAGGAGACGGACGTACATTCCATCATTCGAGCAAAGGTGTTGGATGTACTACAACAAGTGGTCAATGAAATCCAAGAGAGAAATCGTCTAGAGGCGCATACTAACTGGATTAATAATGTAAAATTCAGCCCCACCGGTCAGATCGTTGCCTCTGCTAGTGGTGATAAGACTATCAAACTCTGGGGCCTTGATGGCACTTTAATACGCACCCTTCAAGGACATGATGCCGGTGTTTTTAGCGTAAGTTTCAGCCCGGATGGCCTAACTATTGCTTCTGCTAGTTTAGATAAGACTATCAAACTCTGGGGCCTTGATGGCACTTTAATACGCACCCTTCAAGGACATGATGCCGGTGTTTTTAGCGTAAGTTTCAGCCCGGATGGCCTAACTATTGCTTCTGCTAGTTTAGATAAGACTATCAAACTCTGGAGTCTTGATGGCACTTTAATACGCACCCTCCAAGGACATACAGATGGAGTCAGTTGGGCTGTTTTTAGTCCAGATGGCAAGACTATCGCCTCCGCTAGTGCTGATACAACTGTGAGACTTTGGAGCCTTGATGGTACTTTGCTGCGTACTATTCCAGCCCACGAACTTGAGCTTATGGCTGTCTGTTTCAGTCCGGATGGTCGAACTATTGTCTCTGCCAGCTCGGACAAAACTATCAAGATCTGGAGCCTTGATGGCGCTCTACTACGTACTATTCAGGGGCATAATGCTGGAATCTGGGGCGTGAGTTTTAGTCCAGATGGTCAAACCATTGCTTCTGCTAGTTTTGACAAAACCATCAAGATCTGGAGCCTCGATGGCACTCTCTTACACACCCTTCAAGGACATACAGATGGAGTCAGTTGGGCTGTTTTTAGTCCAGATGGCAAGACTATCGCCTCCGCTAGCGGCGATAAAACCATTAAACTCTGGAGCCTAAATGTTGATTTTCTTAAAACCCTTCAAGGGCACAGCGCTGGAGTTTGGAGTGTAGGTTTTAGCAATGATGGTCAGGTACTTGCCTCATCTAGTTTTGATAAGACCGTGAAGCTCTGGAGCTTTAATGGCGTCTCACTCGCTACTTTAAGAGGGCACGGTGGTTGGATCAACAGTGTCAGTTTTAGCCCAGACAGTAAAACTATTGCCTCCGCTAGTATAGATCAGACTATTCGGCTCTGGAGCCGGGACGGTATTTTATTGAACACCCTACGAGGGCACAGTGATTGGGTCAGTAGCGTGAGTTTTAGTCCGGATGGTCAAACTATTGCTTCTGCTAGTTTAGATAAAACTATAAAGCTCTGGAACTGCGATGGTGTTTTATCGCAGACTCTTTATGGTCATGAAGATAGAGTTAGGTATGTTAGTTTTAGTCCAGACAGTAAGGCCATTGTTTCATGTGGTGATGATAAAACCATTAAGCTCTGGAATCACGACGGTTCTCTGTTACTTACACTTCAAGGTCACGATGATTGGGTGAATAGTGTGAGTTTTAGCCCGGATGGACAAACTATCGCTTCAGCTAGTGAGGATAAGACTATAAGGCTATGGAGCTGTGATGGAATTCTGTTGTATAAACTTCAAGGCCACACTGCTAGGGTCTCAAGTGTCGCTTTCAGCCCAGATGGTAAAATCATTGCTTCTGCCAGCAGTGACAAAACCGTCAAACTGTGGGGATGTGATGGCAAATTACTTCAAACATTTAAAGGACACAGCTCCGGAGTTACCAGTGTCACCTTTAGCCCGGACGGTAGAACATTAGCTTCAGCTAGTAGTGATTCCACAATAATTTTATGGAACTTAGGCTCTTGGAACTCAGACATTGATGCTCTATGGTGCCGAGGTTGTAGTTGGTTACGCGATTACTTGAGAACGAATCCCAACGTCACCCTTGAGGATTGCCAACTCTGCGAGAGTATTGGAACCTAG